In Nicotiana tabacum cultivar K326 chromosome 17, ASM71507v2, whole genome shotgun sequence, one DNA window encodes the following:
- the LOC107794917 gene encoding large ribosomal subunit protein uL18-like, whose translation MAFIKVQKTRAYFKRFQVKFKRRREGKTDYRARNRLINQDKNKYNTPKYRFVVRFTNKDIIAQIVSASIAGDMILASAYARELPHYGLKVGLTNYAAAYCTGLLLARRVLKKLEMDEEYEGNLDVNGEDYSVEPAESRRPFRALLDVGLIRTTTGNRVFGALKGALDGGIDIPHSEKRFAGFGKDSKQLDADVHRKYIYGGHVSAYMKTLMEDEPEKYQSHFSEYIKTDLEADDLEEMYKKVHAAIRADPSSKKSDKQPPKQHKRYNLKKLTYDERKARLIERLNALNAAAGNDDDEEDDD comes from the exons ATG GCCTTCATCAAAGTCCAGAAGACGAGGGCTTACTTTAAGCGTTTTCAGGTTAAATTCAAGAGAAGGAGAG AGGGAAAGACTGACTATAGAGCCAGGAATCGGCTGATCAATCAGGACAAAAATAAGTACAACACACCAAAATACCGTTTTGTTGTCCGATTT ACTAACAAGGACATAATCGCACAAATTGTGTCTGCTAGCATTGCTGGTGACATGATTCTTGCCTCTGCCTATGCTCGTGAGTTGCCTCATTATGGACTTAAAGTCGGACTGACAAACTATGCTGCTG CATACTGTACTGGACTTCTCTTGGCAAGACGAGTTCTCAAAAAGCTTGAAATGGACGAAGAGTATGAAGGAAACCTCGAT GTCAATGGGGAGGATTACTCTGTTGAACCTGCTGAAAGCAGGAGGCCTTTCCGTGCTCTCCTGGATGTTGGCCTTATAAGAACTACTACAGGCAATCGTGTTTTTGGTGCTCTCAAG GGTGCATTGGATGGTGGGATTGATATCCCTCATAGCGAGAAGAGGTTTGCTGGATTTGGCAAGGATTCCAAGCAACTTGATGCAGATGTTCACCGCAAGTATATCTACGGTGGCCACGTTTCTGCATATATGAAA ACATTGATGGAAGATGAACCTGAGAAATACCAGTCACACTTTAGCGAGTACATCAAGACGGATCTTGAGGCAGACGATCTCGAGGAGATGTACAAGAAGGTTCATGCTGCCATACGTGCGGATCCAAGCTCAAAGAAGTCCGACAAGCAACCTCCTAAGCAGCACAAGAG GTACAACCTTAAGAAGCTAACATATGACGAGAGGAAAGCTAGGTTGATCGAAAGACTCAATGCTTTGAATGCTGCTGCTGGAAATGATGATGACGAGGAAGACGATGATTAG